A part of Gemmatimonas groenlandica genomic DNA contains:
- a CDS encoding cell division protein ZapA: protein MIDSKLVVKVRIVGEEYTLRTEASPEHTKAVAEHVDRTIRAIMGGGSTMETQKAAILAALQITDELFRERAAVELLSTDIRQLAADIRPLLPPAKRGEDGNPV, encoded by the coding sequence GTGATCGACAGCAAGCTTGTCGTCAAAGTCCGGATCGTCGGCGAGGAGTACACCCTCCGCACTGAGGCATCACCGGAGCACACCAAAGCGGTGGCCGAACACGTGGACCGAACGATCCGGGCCATCATGGGTGGCGGTTCCACGATGGAGACGCAGAAGGCGGCGATCCTGGCCGCGCTGCAGATCACGGATGAGCTCTTCCGTGAGCGCGCGGCCGTCGAGTTGCTGTCGACGGATATCCGACAGCTGGCCGCTGACATTCGCCCGCTGCTTCCTCCCGCCAAGCGTGGCGAGGACGGCAATCCGGTCTGA